The proteins below come from a single Dinghuibacter silviterrae genomic window:
- the dnaA gene encoding chromosomal replication initiator protein DnaA: MTKTCDKVWDTCLSIIKDIVEWQHFKTWFEPITPVDLKENVLTIQVPSQFFYEYLEEHYIGLLGKTLKRELGKEARLEYRIMMDSGNQASKPITMDVPAQGYKTYTNNEMDFPLVINNPVKNPFVIPGLKKVQIDSQLNPVYTFDAFIEGDCNRVARRAGKTVAEKPGATSFNPLVIYGGVGLGKTHLAQSIGNEVKHTHPGKVVLYVSSEKFINQFMDHSRNNAVNDFIHFYQLIDVLIIDDVQFFSRAEKTQDAFFAIFNHLHQSGKQLILTSDKPPKDLDGVQERLLSRFRWGLSADLQVPDYETRIEILERKMKNDGLDMSKEVVKYLAYNISSNVRELEGALISLLAQSSLNKREIDLELAKKVLRNFVKTSSKEITIETIQKMVCDFFNVPYDKLLEKTRKREVVQARQITMYLAKMFTKNSLKTIGEHFGGRDHTTVIHSFQTVKDLMDTDLLYRESVMELQQKIQLAAM; this comes from the coding sequence ATGACGAAAACTTGCGATAAAGTTTGGGATACTTGTCTCTCTATCATAAAGGATATCGTAGAATGGCAGCATTTTAAGACTTGGTTCGAGCCCATTACACCGGTTGATTTGAAGGAGAACGTTTTAACGATACAAGTCCCCAGCCAGTTTTTTTACGAGTACCTCGAAGAACATTATATAGGCCTTTTGGGTAAAACGCTAAAGCGGGAGCTGGGCAAGGAAGCCCGGTTGGAATACAGGATCATGATGGACAGCGGGAACCAGGCCAGTAAGCCCATTACCATGGATGTGCCCGCACAAGGGTATAAAACATATACCAACAACGAAATGGATTTTCCGCTGGTGATCAATAACCCCGTCAAGAACCCCTTCGTCATACCGGGGTTGAAAAAGGTACAGATCGACTCCCAGTTGAACCCGGTATACACCTTCGATGCCTTTATCGAGGGGGATTGCAACCGGGTCGCCCGTCGCGCGGGCAAAACGGTCGCGGAAAAACCCGGTGCCACTTCCTTTAATCCCCTGGTCATCTATGGTGGGGTAGGGCTGGGGAAAACCCACCTCGCCCAATCCATCGGCAACGAGGTCAAGCACACGCATCCCGGCAAAGTCGTCCTGTACGTCAGCTCGGAGAAGTTCATCAACCAGTTCATGGACCATAGCCGCAACAACGCGGTCAATGACTTTATCCACTTTTACCAGCTCATCGACGTATTGATTATAGACGACGTCCAGTTCTTCAGCCGTGCGGAAAAGACACAGGATGCGTTCTTCGCGATCTTCAACCACCTTCACCAGAGCGGGAAGCAGCTGATTCTGACGTCCGACAAACCGCCCAAAGACCTGGACGGGGTGCAGGAACGCCTCCTGAGCCGTTTCCGCTGGGGGTTGAGCGCGGATTTGCAGGTGCCCGACTACGAGACGCGGATCGAGATCCTGGAAAGGAAAATGAAGAACGACGGCCTGGATATGTCCAAGGAAGTCGTCAAGTACCTGGCCTATAACATCAGCAGCAACGTCCGGGAGCTGGAAGGCGCGCTGATATCCTTGCTGGCCCAGTCGTCCCTCAACAAACGGGAGATCGACCTGGAACTGGCCAAAAAAGTGCTTCGTAATTTTGTAAAGACCTCCTCGAAAGAGATTACCATAGAAACCATCCAGAAGATGGTGTGTGATTTCTTTAACGTCCCTTACGACAAACTCCTCGAAAAAACCCGGAAACGGGAGGTCGTTCAGGCCCGCCAGATTACCATGTACCTGGCCAAGATGTTTACGAAAAATTCCCTGAAGACGATCGGGGAACATTTCGGCGGCCGGGACCATACCACGGTCATCCACTCCTTCCAGACGGTCAAGGACCTCATGGATACCGACCTCCTTTATCGTGAAAGCGTTATGGAGCTCCAGCAAAAGATACAGCTCGCCGCGATGTAA
- a CDS encoding RNA polymerase sigma factor, translating into MNDCAPSESELLQKMVLGDRSAYAAIYQRYHAGIYHYILRFVKLPDLAEDLVHDVFLKIWEVRERIDPSGAFGGYLYRIARNHVYKTIQRIAADRVLRARVLRHLGEEPPLEWIGQNKEYERLFGQALSLLPQQRRNVFRLCREEGKTYEETAAILGISRNAVKKHMILSMRSIHDFMLRNGDVTLVLLLLAMVA; encoded by the coding sequence ATGAACGATTGCGCACCATCCGAGTCGGAGCTCCTGCAGAAAATGGTCCTTGGGGACAGGTCTGCGTATGCGGCTATATACCAGCGTTACCATGCCGGTATATATCATTATATCCTGCGCTTTGTCAAATTGCCCGACCTCGCCGAAGACCTGGTCCACGACGTCTTTCTAAAAATATGGGAGGTCCGGGAAAGGATCGATCCCTCGGGGGCTTTTGGGGGATACCTCTACCGGATTGCCCGCAACCATGTCTACAAAACCATCCAACGGATCGCCGCCGATAGGGTGCTGAGGGCGCGCGTCCTCCGGCACCTGGGCGAAGAACCGCCCCTCGAATGGATCGGCCAGAACAAAGAATACGAGCGTCTTTTCGGCCAGGCCCTGTCCCTTCTGCCCCAACAGCGCCGGAACGTTTTCCGCCTTTGCCGGGAAGAAGGAAAGACCTACGAGGAAACGGCGGCCATCTTAGGCATCTCCCGCAACGCCGTCAAAAAACACATGATCCTGTCGATGCGGTCCATCCACGATTTTATGCTGCGCAATGGGGATGTTACCCTTGTCTTGCTCCTCCTGGCGATGGTGGCTTAA